The sequence AGGTGATACCCGCCAGGAAATGGAGCCACCGGAGCAGGAAGAGGACGTTGGTCATCGGGTCTTGAGGCCACATAGAGCCTTTCCCTCCTTCTCTGTGTGTCGGGGTCTCGAGCCGCGAGGATATCCGGGGCGCCGGGGCGTTTCAACGGCGGCACTTTTCTTGCACGCTCGAAACCGGTTCGGGCCATTCACGCGCAAACCGTCGTCGTTCGAAGTTCCCGGCGGGGCGCGGTGCGTCCGACCGGCGACGGCGCGGGAGAAGGTTCGACGCGATACGATAGCGGGCGGTTCTCAAGAAAGGAGAAGCAATGGCAGTTCAGGCGAAGAATTTCGATCATCTGGTCGGCAAGCTCGACGGATTCTCCGAGAAGCAGCTGACTCAGCATTTCGGCCTCTACCAGGGGTACGTCAAGAAGCTGAACGAGGTTCGCGACAAGATCGCGGCCATCCCTTACGACCAACGAGTGTCCAAATCCAACTTCTCGTACGGCGAGTACTCGGAGCTCCGGCGCCGTGAAGCCACACCGTACAACGGCGTGTACCTCCACGAGCTCTACTTCGAGAATCTCGGGCCCGTCTCGCGGGAGGCGAAAGCCTCCGGCGACGTGCGTAAGGCGATCGAGAGCGCGTTCGGCTCGGTTTCGAACTGGGAAAGCGACCTCGAAGCGTGCGGAACGACGGCGACCAACGGGTGGGTGCTTTTGACGTGGGACGACCGCGACCGTATGCTCCACCACAATCAGGTGTTCGAGCATGCGGACCGGATGATGGTCGGTCTGCGGCCGATCCTCGCGCTCGACACCTGGGAGCACGCGTTCATGATCGACTACGGGACGGACAAGACCTCCTACATGAAGGCATTCCTGAGGAACGTCAATTGGCAGAAGGTGAACGAGCGGTTCGAGAGCATTTCGAAGGAAGCGGCCGCGCACGCGTGACGGCGGGTCCCGGGGCCGGACGAGGCGGCGGGCTTCGGCTCGCCGCTTTTTTCTCGTCCGCGCTCGTCCTCGCGCTGAGCGGCGCGATGGTGCTCTCGCTTCCGGGCTGCCGGAAGAGACCGGACGTACGCATCGTCCGCGAAACGGCGCCTTCCGAGGCCCCGCCGCCCCCCCCGACCGGGTCTTCGATTCCCCGCGAGGTTGCGCTCTCCGGAGCGGAAACCAGCGCGGTCCGGG is a genomic window of Thermoanaerobaculia bacterium containing:
- a CDS encoding superoxide dismutase, producing MAVQAKNFDHLVGKLDGFSEKQLTQHFGLYQGYVKKLNEVRDKIAAIPYDQRVSKSNFSYGEYSELRRREATPYNGVYLHELYFENLGPVSREAKASGDVRKAIESAFGSVSNWESDLEACGTTATNGWVLLTWDDRDRMLHHNQVFEHADRMMVGLRPILALDTWEHAFMIDYGTDKTSYMKAFLRNVNWQKVNERFESISKEAAAHA